GGTCTCGAAGGCTTCCTCTTCGCACTCTGTTTAGTTACCGCGGCGTACCAAGGCGTTGAACTCGTCGGCATCACGGCCGGCGAAGCCGAAGATCCGAAAAACACGCTGCGCAAAGCAACGAAAAACATCATCTGGCGTATCCTGATTTTCTACATCGGCGCGATCTTCGTTATCCTGTCCATCTATCCCTGGAATCAAATCGGCACCATCGGCAGCCCGTTCGTTATGACCTTTGCCAAAGTCGGCATCGTAGCCGCTGCCGGCATCATCAACTTCGTTGTTTTAACCGCGGCCATGTCCGGCTGTAACAGCGGCATCTACAGCGCGGGCCGCATGCTCTACACGCTGGCGCAAAACGGCCAGGCGCCGAAATTCTTCGGCAAAGTATCCGAAAGCGGCGTACCGTCGAACAGCATCATGACCACAATCGGCTGTCTGCTGCTTGGCGTATTCTTCAACTTTATCGCACCGGATTCCAAACTGTTCATCTATATCTACAGCGCCAGCATCCTGCCTGGCATGATTCCCTGGTTTGTCTTGGCGATTGCGCAACTGAGCTTCCGCAAGAAATGGGCGGCTGAAATGCCGAATCATCCTTTCAAATCGCCGTTCTATCCGATCAGCAACTATTTCACGATTGTGTTCCTCTGCTGCGTACTGGTCGGCATGTGGTTCAACTCCGATACGCAGGTATCGCTGATCGTCGGCGCAGTGTTCTGCGCGATCGTCATTGCCAGCTATTACATCTTTGGCATGGGCAAACGTCAGACGCTGCATGATGCGGATGAGAAAAAAGCAGTGAATCAATAAGCGTCTTCCAGTAACTGATTGCTTGCGCGCCGCAAGGTGCGCAAGCAATCTTACTTTAGAAAACAAAACAATTTACGATAGAAAGAAGGATGGAAAAAACATGACAAGAAGAATGCAAACAATGGACGGCAACACGGCTGCCGCATACGTATCCTACGCGTTTACCGATGTAGCGGCTATTTTCCCGATCACGCCTTCCTCCAACATGGCGGAACACGTCGACGAATGGGCGGCCAAAGGCAAGAAAAATTTATTCGGCCAAACGGTCGAAGTCGTTGAAATGCAATCGGAGGGCGGCGCAGCCGGCGCTGTGCACGGTTCGCTGCAAGCAGGCGCATTGACCACCACTTATACCGCATCGCAAGGTTTGCTCTTGATGATTCCGAACATGTACAAAATTGCCGGCGAATTGCTGCCGGGCGTCTTTCATGTCAGCGCGCGCG
The DNA window shown above is from Azotosporobacter soli and carries:
- a CDS encoding amino acid permease, whose product is ELIALGGTIGVGLFMGSASTIKWAGPSVLLAYALAGMVMFFVMRIMGEMLFLEPVTGSFATYAHKYIHPLVGYLTAWCYWFLWVTVGMAEVTAIGIYCNYWFPDVAQWIPALAGVAIVAAANMAAVKYYGEFEFWFALIKVAAIITMLVIGVGIIAFGIGNGGVPMGIGNLFNHGGFFPGGLEGFLFALCLVTAAYQGVELVGITAGEAEDPKNTLRKATKNIIWRILIFYIGAIFVILSIYPWNQIGTIGSPFVMTFAKVGIVAAAGIINFVVLTAAMSGCNSGIYSAGRMLYTLAQNGQAPKFFGKVSESGVPSNSIMTTIGCLLLGVFFNFIAPDSKLFIYIYSASILPGMIPWFVLAIAQLSFRKKWAAEMPNHPFKSPFYPISNYFTIVFLCCVLVGMWFNSDTQVSLIVGAVFCAIVIASYYIFGMGKRQTLHDADEKKAVNQ